One Kitasatospora sp. NBC_01287 DNA window includes the following coding sequences:
- a CDS encoding carbohydrate kinase family protein, giving the protein MRIAVAGSIATDHLMTFPGRITDQLVADRLHAVSLSFLVDTLDIRRGGVAPNITFGMGLLGLRPVLVGAAGADFAEYRSWLERHNVDTQSVHISETRHTARFMCTTDEDHNQIASFYTGAMAEARNIELKPVADRIGGLDLVLIGADDPQAMVRHTQECRGRGYAFAADPSQQLARLEADDIREIVDGAAYLFTNEYEAALIESKTGWDAAEVLDRVGIRVTTLGPKGVRIERKGEPDITVPCVPELKKVDPTGVGDGFRAGFLAGLHWELGLERAAQIGCALAVLVIETIGTQEYELRAGHFLERFAAAYGESAAAEVRAKLS; this is encoded by the coding sequence GTGCGCATCGCCGTCGCCGGTTCGATCGCCACCGACCATCTGATGACCTTCCCGGGTCGCATCACCGATCAGCTGGTCGCCGACCGACTGCACGCGGTCTCGCTCTCCTTCCTGGTCGACACCCTGGACATCCGCCGCGGCGGCGTCGCGCCGAACATCACCTTCGGCATGGGCCTGCTGGGCCTGCGCCCGGTGCTGGTGGGCGCGGCCGGCGCGGACTTCGCCGAGTACCGCTCCTGGCTGGAGCGGCACAACGTGGACACCCAGTCCGTGCACATCTCGGAGACCCGGCACACCGCGCGCTTCATGTGCACCACGGACGAGGACCACAACCAGATCGCCTCCTTCTACACCGGGGCGATGGCCGAGGCCCGCAACATCGAGCTCAAGCCGGTCGCCGACCGGATCGGCGGCCTGGACCTGGTGCTGATCGGCGCCGACGACCCGCAGGCGATGGTCCGCCACACCCAGGAGTGCCGCGGCCGCGGCTATGCCTTCGCCGCCGACCCCTCGCAGCAGCTGGCCCGGCTGGAGGCCGACGACATCCGCGAGATCGTGGACGGCGCGGCCTACCTGTTCACCAACGAGTACGAGGCCGCGCTGATCGAGAGCAAGACCGGCTGGGACGCCGCCGAGGTGCTGGACCGGGTCGGCATCCGGGTCACCACGCTGGGTCCCAAGGGCGTGCGGATCGAGCGCAAGGGCGAGCCGGACATCACCGTGCCCTGCGTGCCCGAGCTGAAGAAGGTCGACCCGACCGGCGTGGGCGACGGCTTCCGGGCCGGCTTCCTGGCCGGCCTGCACTGGGAGCTGGGCCTGGAGCGGGCGGCCCAGATCGGCTGCGCGCTGGCCGTCCTGGTGATCGAGACCATCGGCACCCAGGAGTACGAGCTGCGCGCCGGGCACTTCCTGGAGCGCTTCGCCGCCGCCTACGGCGAGTCCGCCGCCGCCGAGGTGCGCGCCAAGCTCAGCTGA
- a CDS encoding NADP-dependent oxidoreductase, producing MKAIAIHRYGGPEVVEFLELPDPKLAPDGVLVRVRAVGVNPVDWKVREGHLDAVMDVHFPLIMGWDLAGVVERVGPSVTEYQVGDEVIGYVRKDAVEHGTYAELVAAPVRTLARKPAALSWAQAGGLPLAGLTAYQCLVKALAVQSGETVLIHAAAGGVGGLATQIAVALGARVIGTAGEHNHAYLRSLGAEPVAHGEGLVERVRALVPQGVDAALDLIGGPAVAASRELVRQRGRIASIADAAVLDFGGHFVFVRPDAADLAALGELVAAGRLTVTVASTFPLAQAASAQRLSAEGRTRGKIVLLVD from the coding sequence ATGAAGGCCATCGCGATCCATCGCTACGGCGGCCCGGAGGTCGTCGAGTTCCTCGAACTGCCCGACCCGAAGCTGGCGCCGGACGGCGTCCTGGTCCGGGTGCGGGCCGTGGGCGTCAACCCGGTCGACTGGAAGGTCCGCGAGGGCCACCTCGACGCGGTCATGGACGTGCACTTCCCGCTGATCATGGGCTGGGACCTGGCCGGGGTGGTCGAGCGGGTCGGCCCCTCCGTCACCGAGTACCAGGTCGGCGACGAGGTGATCGGCTACGTCCGCAAGGACGCCGTCGAGCACGGCACCTACGCCGAACTGGTCGCCGCCCCGGTGCGCACGCTGGCCCGCAAGCCCGCCGCGCTCAGCTGGGCGCAGGCCGGTGGGCTGCCGCTCGCCGGGCTGACCGCCTACCAGTGCCTCGTCAAGGCCCTGGCGGTGCAGTCCGGCGAGACGGTGCTGATCCACGCCGCGGCCGGCGGGGTCGGCGGTCTCGCCACCCAGATCGCGGTGGCGCTCGGTGCCCGGGTGATCGGCACCGCGGGCGAGCACAACCACGCCTACCTGCGCTCGCTCGGCGCCGAGCCGGTGGCCCACGGCGAGGGCCTGGTGGAGCGGGTCCGGGCGCTGGTGCCACAGGGCGTGGACGCGGCCCTGGACCTGATCGGCGGCCCGGCGGTGGCGGCCTCCCGGGAGCTGGTGCGCCAGCGCGGCCGGATCGCCTCGATCGCGGACGCGGCGGTGCTCGACTTCGGCGGCCACTTCGTCTTCGTCCGCCCGGACGCCGCCGACCTCGCGGCGCTGGGCGAGCTGGTGGCGGCCGGCAGGCTCACCGTCACCGTCGCCTCCACCTTCCCGCTCGCCCAGGCCGCCTCCGCCCAGCGGCTCAGCGCCGAGGGGCGCACCAGGGGCAAGATCGTGTTGCTGGTGGACTGA
- a CDS encoding GNAT family N-acetyltransferase: MILRQVRDSRADAETVRLIATEAFGARADRAATAPGAAENILHEARTRHLARTDPAGCWLAEEDGRAIGFALSMRREGVWILALFCVLPEFQGKGVGRLLLERAAAHGRACLRGMIGVSSDPAAARRYRRAGYTLHPAMRLTGAVDRAGLLDAGDLPVHPGNAGHRDLLDSIDRRLRGAAHGPDHELMLAHFDEVLIADTLAGSGYCYRSDGSVKLLAATSKRLAVRLLREALARVPEGTPARVELLTAEQEWAVDVGLEVGLTLENRGYLALRGMRPPAPYLPNGAFL; the protein is encoded by the coding sequence ATGATCCTGCGCCAGGTCCGCGACAGCCGCGCGGACGCCGAAACCGTTCGACTGATCGCGACCGAGGCCTTCGGCGCGCGGGCCGACCGGGCCGCGACCGCGCCCGGTGCCGCCGAGAACATCCTGCACGAGGCGCGGACCAGGCATCTGGCCCGCACCGACCCGGCCGGCTGCTGGCTGGCCGAGGAGGACGGCCGGGCGATCGGGTTCGCGCTCTCGATGCGCCGCGAGGGTGTCTGGATCCTCGCGCTCTTCTGCGTGCTGCCCGAGTTCCAGGGCAAGGGAGTGGGCCGGCTGCTGCTGGAGCGGGCCGCCGCGCACGGCCGGGCCTGCCTGCGCGGCATGATCGGGGTCTCCTCCGACCCGGCCGCCGCCCGCCGCTACCGCCGGGCCGGCTACACGCTGCACCCGGCCATGCGGCTGACCGGAGCGGTCGACCGGGCCGGGCTGCTGGACGCCGGCGACCTGCCGGTGCACCCGGGCAACGCGGGTCACCGGGACCTGCTGGACTCCATCGACCGCCGGCTGCGCGGCGCGGCCCACGGGCCGGACCATGAGCTGATGCTCGCCCACTTCGACGAGGTGCTGATCGCCGACACCCTGGCCGGCAGCGGCTACTGCTACCGGTCGGACGGCTCGGTGAAGCTGCTGGCCGCCACCTCGAAGCGGCTCGCGGTGCGTCTGCTGCGCGAGGCGCTGGCCCGGGTGCCCGAGGGGACGCCGGCCAGGGTCGAGCTGCTCACCGCCGAACAGGAGTGGGCGGTGGACGTCGGCCTGGAGGTGGGCCTGACCCTGGAGAACCGCGGCTACCTCGCGCTGCGCGGGATGCGGCCGCCGGCCCCCTACCTGCCCAACGGCGCCTTCCTCTAG
- a CDS encoding Lrp/AsnC family transcriptional regulator, translated as MSTSRPSEVGGVSLDETDRLLLAHLGRDGRASYAEIGLLANLSATAVRRRIDRLRSRGVVRGFTVVLDPELLGWHTEAFVEIYCRERTAPEEILASLRQFSEVVAAWTVTGDPDALVHLRAVDTRHLEAVIERIRREPGVQRSRSSVVLSRLIG; from the coding sequence ATGAGCACGAGCAGACCGTCCGAGGTGGGCGGCGTCTCCCTGGACGAGACGGACCGCCTGCTGCTGGCCCACCTGGGCCGGGACGGCCGGGCCTCGTACGCCGAGATCGGCCTGCTCGCCAACCTCTCCGCCACCGCCGTGCGCCGCCGGATCGACCGGCTGCGCTCGCGCGGCGTGGTGCGCGGCTTCACCGTGGTGCTCGACCCCGAACTGCTCGGCTGGCACACCGAGGCCTTCGTGGAGATCTACTGCCGCGAGCGCACCGCGCCGGAGGAGATCCTGGCCAGCCTGCGCCAGTTCTCCGAGGTCGTCGCCGCCTGGACGGTCACCGGCGATCCGGACGCCCTGGTGCACCTGCGGGCCGTCGACACCCGGCACCTGGAGGCCGTGATCGAGCGGATCCGGCGCGAGCCGGGCGTCCAGCGCAGCCGCAGCTCGGTGGTGCTCTCCCGGCTGATCGGCTGA
- the nadA gene encoding quinolinate synthase NadA, which translates to MTTTVDTTFAEPTATPLALLLLGRQADPNSERGVECPGDLPPASDPDLVERARAAKTKLGDRVFILGHHYQRDEVIEFADVTGDSFKLAKDAAARPQAEYIVFCGVHFMAESADILTSAAQQVVLPDLAAGCSMADMATAEQVAECWDVLREAGIADVTVPVSYMNSSADIKAFTGRHGGTICTSSNAKRALEWAYEQGQKVLFLPDQHLGRNTAVRELGFSLDDCVLYNPHKPNGGLTTEQLRNAKMILWRGHCSVHGRFTVESVAEVRERIPGVRVMVHPECRHEVVAAADEVGSTEYIIKALEAAEPGSKWAIGTELNLVRRLAKAHPDKEVVFLDRSVCFCSTMNRIDLPHLVWALESLVEGRVPNVITVDPETEKYAKAALDRMLALP; encoded by the coding sequence GTGACCACCACCGTTGACACCACCTTCGCCGAGCCGACCGCCACGCCGCTCGCGCTGCTGCTGCTCGGCCGCCAGGCCGACCCGAACAGCGAGCGCGGTGTGGAGTGTCCCGGCGACCTGCCGCCCGCCTCCGACCCGGACCTGGTCGAGCGCGCCCGCGCCGCCAAGACGAAGCTCGGCGACCGCGTCTTCATCCTGGGCCACCACTACCAGCGTGACGAGGTCATCGAGTTCGCCGACGTCACCGGTGACTCCTTCAAGCTCGCCAAGGACGCCGCGGCCCGCCCGCAGGCCGAGTACATCGTCTTCTGCGGTGTGCACTTCATGGCCGAGTCGGCCGACATCCTGACCAGCGCGGCCCAGCAGGTCGTGCTGCCGGACCTGGCGGCCGGCTGCTCGATGGCCGACATGGCCACCGCCGAGCAGGTCGCCGAGTGCTGGGACGTGCTGCGCGAGGCCGGCATAGCCGACGTGACCGTCCCGGTCTCGTACATGAACTCCTCCGCCGACATCAAGGCCTTCACCGGCCGGCACGGCGGCACCATCTGCACCTCGTCCAACGCCAAGCGGGCCCTGGAGTGGGCCTACGAGCAGGGGCAGAAGGTGCTCTTCCTGCCCGACCAGCACCTGGGCCGCAACACCGCGGTTCGCGAGCTGGGCTTCTCGCTGGACGACTGCGTGCTCTACAACCCGCACAAGCCGAACGGCGGGCTGACCACCGAACAGCTGCGGAACGCCAAGATGATCCTCTGGCGCGGGCACTGCTCGGTGCACGGCCGGTTCACCGTGGAGTCGGTCGCCGAGGTGCGCGAGCGGATCCCCGGCGTGCGGGTGATGGTGCACCCCGAGTGCCGCCACGAGGTGGTCGCCGCCGCCGACGAGGTCGGCTCGACGGAGTACATCATCAAGGCCCTGGAGGCCGCCGAGCCCGGCTCCAAGTGGGCCATCGGCACCGAGTTGAACCTGGTGCGCCGCCTGGCCAAGGCGCACCCGGACAAGGAGGTCGTCTTCCTGGACCGCTCGGTCTGCTTCTGCTCCACGATGAACCGGATCGACCTGCCGCACCTGGTCTGGGCGCTGGAGTCGCTGGTGGAGGGCCGGGTGCCGAACGTGATCACGGTCGACCCGGAGACCGAGAAGTACGCCAAGGCCGCGCTGGACCGGATGCTGGCGCTGCCGTAG
- a CDS encoding DUF3043 domain-containing protein produces the protein MFRRRSDESPSSATALAEQDDATQSRDPQAKKGRPTPKRNEAEANRRTRVTVPKDRKEAAKQSRERLRSEREKQRLAMLNGDERALMGRDKGPVRRFTRDYMDSRWSLAEFFLPFAVVVLVLSVLRVPALQLLSTLLFVLFLVLVVLDFLRLGLGLRKSLANRFPQENTRGAVSYGLMRNLQMRRLRLPKPKVKRGEHP, from the coding sequence GTGTTCCGACGCCGTTCAGACGAATCCCCCTCCTCCGCCACCGCGCTGGCCGAGCAGGACGACGCGACCCAGTCCCGCGATCCGCAGGCCAAGAAGGGCCGCCCGACGCCCAAGCGCAACGAGGCCGAGGCGAACCGCCGTACCCGGGTGACCGTGCCCAAGGACCGCAAGGAGGCCGCCAAGCAGTCCCGCGAGCGGCTGCGGTCCGAGCGGGAGAAGCAGCGCCTGGCGATGCTCAACGGTGACGAGCGGGCGCTGATGGGCCGCGACAAGGGCCCGGTGCGGCGCTTCACCCGCGACTACATGGACTCGCGCTGGTCACTGGCCGAGTTCTTCCTGCCGTTCGCCGTGGTGGTGCTGGTCCTGAGCGTGCTGCGGGTGCCCGCGCTCCAGTTGCTCTCGACGCTGCTCTTCGTGCTCTTCCTGGTCCTGGTCGTGCTGGACTTCCTGCGCCTGGGCCTGGGCCTGCGCAAGTCGCTCGCCAACCGGTTCCCGCAGGAGAACACCCGCGGCGCGGTCAGCTACGGCCTGATGCGCAACCTGCAGATGCGCCGCCTGAGGCTGCCCAAGCCGAAGGTGAAGCGGGGCGAGCACCCCTGA
- the erpA gene encoding iron-sulfur cluster insertion protein ErpA yields the protein MTVQDETTVESGLLLTDAAAAKVKGLLEQEGREDLALRVAVQPGGCSGLRYQLFFDERSLDGDVVKDFNGVKVVTDRMSAPYLGGATVDFVDTIEKQGFTIDNPNATGSCACGDSFS from the coding sequence ATGACCGTCCAGGACGAGACCACCGTCGAGAGTGGTCTGCTCCTTACCGATGCCGCTGCGGCCAAGGTGAAGGGCCTGCTGGAGCAGGAGGGCCGCGAAGACCTCGCGCTCCGTGTCGCCGTCCAGCCCGGTGGCTGCTCGGGCCTGCGGTACCAGCTCTTCTTCGACGAGCGCTCGCTGGACGGCGACGTCGTCAAGGACTTCAACGGGGTCAAGGTCGTCACCGACCGGATGAGCGCCCCTTACCTCGGCGGTGCCACCGTCGACTTCGTCGACACCATCGAGAAGCAGGGCTTCACCATCGACAACCCGAACGCCACCGGCTCCTGCGCCTGCGGCGACTCGTTCAGCTAG
- a CDS encoding pyridoxal-dependent decarboxylase, with translation MTAAVPHRMHQPDNDLVDLVFGYMRERLQYDPVPLDHPGDGEQLRAHLAGLLNEHGNAPADVLKLYDHELSRAVISADSPRYLSFIPCAPTKAALLFDMVVSCASLQGISWLEAAGAIAAENQVLRLIADRAGLPATAGGTFVSGGSAGNLSALVVARDTARRKLGVGPEARLRIAVADQVHSSVKNTFNIIGVEAFKVPAVDRRFTGEALRAALAADPHPETVIAVVGTGGTTNEGIIDDLQGLSEVARERGLWFHVDGAYGGAGLFAPSVRERYNGIEHADSFVVDPHKWLFAPFDCAALLYRDPRLAKSVHTQDAGYLDVLHHEGDEWNPTDYAYHLTRRARGLPLWFSLAVHGTQAYTDAIEAGLTLARESAELIRATEHLELLHDPQLSAVCFRRTGWQEQDYYAWSQRLLADQIGFVTPTGWDGETVARFAFLHPGTTMEMVSEILDTMA, from the coding sequence GTGACCGCCGCCGTCCCGCACCGCATGCACCAGCCGGACAACGACCTCGTCGACCTCGTCTTCGGCTACATGCGCGAGCGCCTGCAGTACGACCCGGTGCCGCTGGACCACCCCGGTGACGGCGAGCAGCTCCGCGCCCACCTGGCCGGACTGCTGAACGAGCACGGCAACGCCCCCGCCGACGTGCTCAAGCTCTACGACCACGAGCTGTCCCGCGCGGTGATCTCCGCCGACAGCCCGCGGTACCTCTCCTTCATCCCGTGCGCCCCGACCAAGGCCGCGCTGCTCTTCGACATGGTGGTCTCCTGCGCCTCGCTGCAGGGCATCTCCTGGCTGGAGGCGGCCGGTGCGATCGCCGCGGAGAACCAGGTGCTGCGCCTGATAGCGGACCGGGCGGGGCTGCCCGCCACGGCCGGCGGCACCTTCGTCTCCGGCGGCTCGGCGGGCAACCTCTCCGCGCTGGTGGTGGCCCGCGACACCGCGCGGCGCAAGCTGGGCGTGGGGCCCGAGGCACGGCTGCGGATCGCGGTGGCCGACCAGGTGCACTCCTCGGTCAAGAACACCTTCAACATCATCGGCGTCGAGGCCTTCAAGGTCCCCGCCGTGGACCGCCGTTTCACCGGGGAGGCGCTGCGCGCGGCACTGGCGGCCGACCCCCACCCCGAGACGGTGATCGCGGTGGTCGGCACCGGCGGGACCACCAACGAGGGCATCATCGACGACCTGCAGGGCCTCTCCGAGGTCGCCCGCGAGCGCGGCCTCTGGTTCCACGTGGACGGCGCCTACGGCGGCGCGGGCCTCTTCGCCCCCTCGGTGCGCGAGCGCTACAACGGCATCGAGCACGCCGACTCCTTCGTCGTCGACCCGCACAAGTGGCTCTTCGCGCCCTTCGACTGCGCCGCGCTGCTCTACCGTGACCCGCGGCTGGCCAAGTCCGTGCACACCCAGGACGCGGGCTACCTGGACGTGCTGCACCACGAGGGCGACGAGTGGAACCCCACCGACTACGCCTACCACCTGACCCGCCGGGCCCGCGGCCTGCCGCTCTGGTTCTCGCTCGCCGTGCACGGCACCCAGGCCTACACCGACGCGATCGAGGCCGGCCTCACGCTGGCCCGGGAGAGCGCCGAGCTGATCCGCGCCACCGAGCACCTGGAGCTGCTGCACGACCCGCAGCTCTCCGCCGTCTGCTTCCGCCGCACCGGCTGGCAGGAGCAGGACTACTACGCCTGGTCGCAGCGGCTGCTCGCGGACCAGATCGGCTTCGTCACCCCGACCGGCTGGGACGGCGAGACGGTGGCCCGGTTCGCCTTCCTGCACCCGGGCACCACGATGGAGATGGTCAGCGAGATCCTCGACACCATGGCCTGA
- a CDS encoding PspA/IM30 family protein: MSDGIMKRMGLIFRSKANKALDRAEDPRETLDYSYQKQLELLQKVRRGVADVATSRKRLELQLTQLQQQSSKYEDQGRKALSLGREDLAREALTRKSAMQSQINDLQVQYQQLQAEEEKLTLASQRLQAKVDAFRTKKETIKATYTAAQAQTRIAESFSGISEEMGDVGLAIQRAEDKTAQMQARAGAIDELLASGALDDSSGLGRKDDIEAELERVAGGSDVELELARMKAELGGGSAGPAAIEQGNGAGQQDTPPPSVNYHK, encoded by the coding sequence ATGAGCGACGGAATCATGAAGCGTATGGGGCTGATCTTCCGCTCCAAGGCGAACAAGGCCTTGGACCGGGCGGAGGACCCGCGCGAGACGCTCGACTACTCGTACCAGAAGCAGCTTGAACTGCTGCAGAAGGTGCGCAGGGGTGTGGCGGACGTCGCCACCTCGCGCAAGCGCCTGGAGTTGCAGCTGACCCAGCTCCAGCAGCAGTCCTCGAAGTACGAGGACCAGGGCCGCAAGGCGCTCTCGCTGGGCCGCGAGGACCTGGCCCGGGAGGCGCTGACCCGCAAGTCCGCGATGCAGTCCCAGATCAACGATCTGCAGGTGCAGTACCAGCAGCTCCAGGCCGAGGAGGAGAAGCTCACCCTCGCCTCCCAGCGGCTGCAGGCCAAGGTGGACGCCTTCCGCACCAAGAAGGAGACCATCAAGGCGACCTACACCGCCGCCCAGGCGCAGACCCGGATCGCCGAGTCCTTCTCGGGGATCTCGGAGGAGATGGGCGACGTGGGCCTGGCCATCCAGCGGGCCGAGGACAAGACCGCCCAGATGCAGGCCCGCGCCGGTGCGATCGACGAGCTGCTCGCCTCGGGCGCGCTCGACGACTCCTCCGGTCTCGGTCGCAAGGACGACATCGAGGCGGAGCTGGAGCGGGTGGCCGGCGGCAGCGATGTCGAGCTGGAGCTGGCCCGGATGAAGGCCGAGCTGGGCGGCGGGTCCGCGGGCCCGGCCGCGATCGAGCAGGGCAACGGCGCCGGGCAGCAGGACACCCCGCCGCCGAGCGTCAATTACCACAAGTAG
- a CDS encoding bifunctional 2-polyprenyl-6-hydroxyphenol methylase/3-demethylubiquinol 3-O-methyltransferase UbiG, with the protein MVARQLAEQLAEHFGERARQFPLRVLDVGCGQGTQAVRLARAGHLVTGLDSDPVTLGAAQAVLAAEPPEVRERVRLLSGDGHHCGRWFGPGSFDVVLCHGVLMYLPDPDPLIASLARMIAPGGLISLLARNREALAMRFGLTGDWRAALQAFDSDHYANRLGLTARADRLADLAATLREVAVPLRHWYGVRVFTDGMPDQAAPVDGRQLGQLLEAEDRAGRVDPYRQIAALIHLVGTK; encoded by the coding sequence ATGGTGGCCCGCCAGCTGGCCGAGCAGCTCGCCGAGCACTTCGGCGAGCGCGCCCGCCAGTTCCCGCTGCGGGTGCTGGACGTGGGCTGCGGCCAGGGCACCCAGGCGGTGCGGCTGGCCAGGGCCGGGCACCTGGTCACCGGGCTCGACTCCGACCCGGTCACCCTCGGGGCCGCGCAGGCGGTGCTCGCCGCGGAGCCGCCGGAGGTGCGCGAGCGGGTGCGGCTGCTGAGCGGCGACGGGCACCACTGCGGGCGCTGGTTCGGGCCCGGTAGCTTCGATGTGGTGCTCTGCCACGGTGTGCTGATGTACCTGCCCGACCCGGACCCGCTGATCGCCTCGCTGGCCCGGATGATCGCCCCCGGCGGGCTGATCTCCCTGCTCGCCCGCAACCGGGAGGCGCTGGCCATGCGCTTCGGGTTGACCGGCGACTGGCGCGCCGCGCTGCAGGCCTTCGACTCCGACCACTACGCGAACCGGCTGGGTCTGACCGCCCGGGCCGACCGGCTGGCCGACCTGGCCGCCACGCTGCGCGAGGTCGCGGTGCCGCTGCGGCACTGGTACGGCGTGCGGGTCTTCACGGACGGCATGCCGGACCAGGCGGCACCGGTGGACGGCCGCCAGCTCGGGCAGCTGCTGGAGGCCGAGGACCGGGCCGGCCGGGTCGACCCGTACCGCCAGATCGCCGCGCTGATCCACCTGGTGGGCACCAAGTAG
- a CDS encoding cysteine desulfurase/sulfurtransferase TusA family protein has protein sequence MSSTDSLYFDAASTAPLHPVARQALTAALAEGWADPARLYRSGRQARLLLDAARETVAELIGARPDEVSFTTSGTQAVQLGLLGALRGRRRTGSHLVHSAVEHSSVLHTAEAHTAQGGEVSVVPVDRGGRVDPARFAAAVRQDTALAALQSANHEVGTVQPVAEVAELLGEVPLLVDAAQSVGRLPAPRGWSLLTASAHKWGGPAGVGVLAVRKGVRFNSALPADEREGGRVPGYVNVPAIVAAAAALRAVRAEAAAENSRLHALVRRIREQVPRLVPEVEVVGDPVHRLPHLVTFSCLYVDGEVLLGELDRARIAVSSGSSCTSSTLTPSHVLAAMGVLTEGNVRVSLPPGTTEAQVDRFLAVLPGLVAGVRAPLGLDLAVPAAATPAAPAAATATAATEASAPAAELVVDALGKRCPLPVIELAKRIGEVPPGGLVVVLADDEAARLDIPAWCEMRAQAYEGEAPAAAYGADRGSAYLVRRVDQDPRDRGRSVS, from the coding sequence GTGTCCTCCACCGACAGCCTCTATTTCGACGCGGCCTCCACCGCTCCGCTGCACCCCGTCGCCCGGCAGGCGCTGACCGCCGCACTGGCCGAGGGCTGGGCCGACCCGGCCCGGCTCTACCGCTCCGGACGGCAGGCCCGGCTGCTGCTGGACGCCGCCCGGGAGACGGTGGCCGAGCTGATCGGCGCCCGCCCGGACGAGGTCAGCTTCACCACCAGCGGCACCCAGGCGGTGCAACTGGGCCTGCTCGGCGCGCTGCGCGGGCGCCGGCGGACCGGCAGCCACCTGGTCCACTCGGCGGTGGAGCACTCCAGCGTGCTGCACACCGCCGAGGCGCACACCGCCCAGGGCGGCGAGGTCTCGGTGGTCCCGGTCGACCGCGGCGGGCGGGTGGACCCGGCGCGCTTCGCCGCCGCGGTGCGCCAGGACACCGCGCTGGCGGCGCTCCAGTCGGCCAACCACGAGGTCGGCACGGTGCAGCCGGTGGCCGAGGTGGCGGAACTCCTCGGCGAGGTGCCGCTGCTGGTGGACGCCGCGCAGAGCGTGGGCCGGCTGCCCGCGCCGCGGGGCTGGTCGCTGCTGACGGCCAGTGCGCACAAGTGGGGCGGGCCGGCCGGAGTCGGCGTGCTCGCCGTCCGCAAGGGCGTCAGGTTCAACTCCGCGCTGCCCGCCGACGAGCGCGAGGGCGGACGGGTGCCCGGGTACGTCAACGTCCCCGCGATCGTGGCGGCGGCGGCCGCGCTGCGCGCCGTGCGGGCCGAGGCGGCCGCCGAGAACTCCCGGCTGCACGCGCTGGTGCGGCGGATCAGGGAGCAGGTGCCGCGCCTCGTGCCGGAGGTGGAGGTGGTCGGCGACCCGGTGCACCGGCTGCCGCACCTGGTCACCTTCTCCTGCCTCTACGTGGACGGCGAGGTGCTGCTGGGCGAGCTGGACCGGGCCCGGATCGCGGTCTCCTCGGGCTCCTCCTGCACCTCCAGCACCCTGACCCCCAGTCACGTGCTGGCCGCGATGGGTGTGCTGACCGAGGGCAACGTGCGGGTCTCGCTGCCACCGGGGACCACCGAGGCCCAGGTGGACCGGTTCCTGGCGGTACTGCCCGGACTGGTGGCCGGGGTGCGGGCGCCGCTGGGCCTGGACCTGGCGGTGCCGGCCGCGGCAACACCGGCAGCTCCGGCAGCGGCAACGGCAACGGCGGCAACGGAAGCGTCGGCACCGGCCGCCGAGCTGGTGGTCGACGCGCTGGGCAAGCGCTGCCCGCTGCCGGTGATCGAGCTGGCCAAACGGATCGGCGAGGTGCCGCCGGGCGGCCTGGTCGTGGTGCTGGCCGACGACGAGGCGGCCCGCCTCGACATCCCCGCCTGGTGCGAGATGCGCGCGCAGGCCTACGAGGGCGAGGCCCCGGCCGCCGCGTACGGGGCCGACCGGGGCAGCGCCTACCTGGTCCGGCGGGTCGACCAGGACCCGCGGGACCGGGGACGGAGCGTCAGCTGA